A section of the Marinoscillum sp. 108 genome encodes:
- a CDS encoding ABC transporter ATP-binding protein: MKITLTDLGKKYNREWVFRHLNFEINPGDTIAITGHNGSGKSTLLKVLGGYLTPSQGKVTYGDNREHIQTQFSFAAPYLNLLEEFTLKEHLAFHSKFKKALCPHEEMLSLSNLTGAEDKLVKDFSSGMKQRLRLVLAFFYESSLLLLDEPTSNLDQDGTDWYLSMLQKVSDEQTMIIASNQPQEYAGANQIISIENFKQ; this comes from the coding sequence ATGAAGATCACGCTCACTGACCTTGGTAAAAAATATAACCGCGAATGGGTTTTCCGGCACCTCAACTTTGAGATCAATCCCGGAGATACTATCGCCATCACAGGACACAATGGATCTGGAAAATCCACGCTACTGAAAGTATTGGGTGGCTATCTTACGCCTTCTCAAGGCAAGGTGACCTACGGAGACAACAGGGAGCATATTCAGACACAATTTAGTTTTGCTGCTCCCTACCTCAACCTTCTGGAAGAATTCACACTGAAGGAGCACCTGGCTTTTCATAGTAAATTCAAAAAAGCCCTGTGTCCACATGAAGAGATGCTCTCACTGAGCAACCTCACCGGTGCTGAGGACAAGTTGGTCAAAGATTTCTCCTCAGGCATGAAGCAACGCTTGAGACTGGTGCTGGCCTTTTTTTACGAATCCTCCCTTCTGCTCCTGGACGAGCCCACTTCCAACCTCGATCAGGATGGTACGGACTGGTACCTCTCCATGCTTCAGAAAGTTTCCGATGAACAAACCATGATCATCGCTTCCAATCAACCACAGGAATATGCTGGCGCCAATCAAATCATTTCCATAGAAAATTTCAAGCAATGA
- a CDS encoding acylphosphatase, translated as MALEIRCFGKVQGVFFRASTKNLADDLKLKGWVQNEVEGSVLIHAEGDYKKLAELLEWSKEGPQFAVVNRVESWEAPDEDYPTFEIRQR; from the coding sequence ATGGCTTTAGAAATCAGGTGTTTTGGAAAGGTACAAGGAGTCTTTTTCAGGGCTTCTACCAAGAATCTGGCTGATGATCTGAAACTAAAAGGCTGGGTTCAGAATGAGGTGGAAGGCTCTGTGCTAATACATGCCGAAGGGGATTACAAAAAGCTGGCGGAATTACTGGAATGGAGCAAAGAGGGCCCCCAATTTGCGGTGGTCAATCGGGTGGAGTCATGGGAAGCTCCCGATGAGGATTATCCTACATTCGAGATCAGACAACGCTAA
- the deoC gene encoding deoxyribose-phosphate aldolase, with the protein MNQLARFIESTNLNPQITGKEVDFLVSEAKDLQVLGVCVPPFWVKRASREIASADLQLVTVIGFPLGYQMTETKIEEARLALRDGANELDLVMNVSAFKDGMPWPKVEFAKMSKLAHEHEALLKVIIEVAYLSDEEICRAARLCADAGVDFVKTSTGFAKGGEATVEHITLLRGTLPSSVGIKASAGIKTRTQVEKLLAAGADRIGTSSARDILMN; encoded by the coding sequence ATGAACCAACTGGCCCGATTCATAGAATCCACCAATCTCAATCCACAGATAACTGGCAAGGAAGTGGATTTTTTGGTAAGCGAAGCTAAGGACTTGCAGGTTTTGGGCGTGTGTGTTCCTCCTTTCTGGGTGAAGCGGGCTTCCCGCGAAATTGCAAGCGCAGATCTGCAGCTGGTGACCGTTATAGGATTTCCTCTGGGTTATCAGATGACCGAAACTAAAATAGAAGAGGCTCGTTTGGCTCTGCGAGATGGTGCCAATGAACTTGATCTGGTCATGAATGTTTCGGCGTTCAAAGATGGGATGCCCTGGCCGAAAGTGGAGTTTGCGAAGATGTCCAAACTGGCGCATGAACATGAGGCCTTACTCAAGGTGATTATAGAAGTAGCCTACTTGAGCGATGAAGAAATCTGTAGAGCAGCAAGACTTTGTGCGGATGCTGGGGTGGATTTCGTGAAGACCTCCACTGGGTTTGCCAAAGGCGGAGAGGCTACAGTAGAGCACATTACGCTTTTGAGGGGTACGCTTCCCTCCAGTGTGGGGATTAAGGCCTCTGCGGGCATCAAAACAAGGACTCAGGTGGAGAAACTTTTGGCTGCCGGAGCAGACAGGATTGGTACTTCGAGTGCCAGAGATATTTTAATGAACTAA
- the hppD gene encoding 4-hydroxyphenylpyruvate dioxygenase yields the protein MERTLTQNKMTPNETDFLPINGTDYLEIYVGNCKQASHYYKTAFGFQDLAYAGLQTGLKDRESYVLVQDKIRLVLTSPLKSGTDIGRHIDQHGDGVKIVALWVDDARKSYEETTARGAKSYMEPVVEKDEHGEVVKAGIYTYGETVHMFVERKNYHGVFLPGYVEWKTDYQPAPIGLKYVDHMVGNVGWGEMNTWVKFYAEVMGFSQLVSFDDKDISTEYTALMSKVMSNGNGRIKFPINEPAEGKKKSQIEEYLDFYEGSGIQHIAVATDNIIETVTALRDRGVEFLRVPAVYYEDLLDRVGEIDEELSPLRDLGILVDRDDEGYLLQIFTKPIEPRPTMFFEIIQRKGAKSFGKGNFKALFEAIEREQEIRGTL from the coding sequence ATGGAAAGAACATTAACCCAAAACAAAATGACCCCAAACGAAACAGATTTTTTACCAATCAACGGCACAGACTACCTGGAAATCTATGTCGGTAATTGCAAGCAGGCGTCACATTACTATAAGACGGCCTTCGGCTTTCAGGACCTGGCGTATGCAGGCCTGCAAACTGGTCTCAAGGATCGGGAATCTTATGTGCTTGTACAGGATAAAATCCGATTGGTGCTTACCTCACCCCTGAAATCAGGCACTGATATCGGCAGGCATATTGATCAGCATGGTGATGGTGTGAAAATAGTAGCACTATGGGTAGATGATGCCCGCAAATCTTATGAAGAGACGACTGCCAGAGGTGCCAAATCTTATATGGAGCCCGTGGTGGAAAAGGATGAACACGGTGAAGTGGTAAAAGCAGGAATATACACCTATGGCGAAACGGTGCATATGTTTGTGGAGCGAAAAAATTACCACGGGGTGTTTCTTCCCGGGTATGTAGAGTGGAAAACGGACTATCAGCCTGCTCCTATAGGTCTGAAATACGTAGATCATATGGTGGGCAATGTAGGCTGGGGAGAGATGAACACCTGGGTAAAATTTTACGCAGAGGTAATGGGATTTTCTCAGCTGGTATCGTTTGACGATAAGGACATTTCCACAGAGTATACGGCCCTCATGAGTAAAGTGATGAGCAATGGAAATGGCCGGATTAAGTTTCCAATCAACGAACCTGCTGAGGGTAAGAAGAAGTCCCAAATTGAGGAATACCTGGATTTTTACGAAGGATCGGGTATTCAGCACATCGCAGTGGCTACGGACAATATCATCGAGACGGTCACGGCCCTGAGAGACCGTGGGGTTGAGTTCTTGAGAGTTCCGGCAGTGTATTATGAAGATTTGCTGGACAGAGTAGGAGAAATAGATGAGGAGTTGAGCCCTTTGCGTGACCTGGGAATATTGGTGGATCGTGATGATGAGGGTTACCTGCTTCAGATTTTTACCAAGCCGATAGAGCCAAGGCCGACCATGTTTTTTGAAATCATTCAGAGAAAAGGGGCTAAGTCTTTTGGTAAGGGCAACTTCAAGGCGCTTTTCGAGGCGATAGAGAGAGAGCAGGAAATTAGAGGAACATTATAA
- a CDS encoding deoxyhypusine synthase family protein, protein MSDKPITSFIEKHFLHFNSAALHDAAKGYKHHLESGKKMLISLAGAMSTGELGISLSEMIRQDKVQIISCTGANLEEDVMNLVAHSHYKRIPHYRDLTPEQERELLDQGLNRVTDTCIPEEEAFRRIQEHIVKIWKDAEAKGERYFPHEFMYKLLDSGMLDEYHEIDPKNSWMIAAKDKNLPMVVPGWEDSTMGNIFASYCVKGELNPRTMKSGIEYMTYLADWYLENAGTEGIGFFQIGGGIAGDFPICVVPMLYQDLEKTDVPFWSYFCQISDSTTSYGSYSGAVPNEKITWGKLDIDTPKFIVESDATIVAPLIFGYVLGW, encoded by the coding sequence ATGTCTGATAAACCAATTACCTCATTTATTGAAAAGCACTTTCTTCATTTTAATTCGGCGGCTCTCCATGATGCAGCCAAAGGCTATAAGCACCACCTGGAAAGTGGAAAGAAAATGCTGATCTCACTGGCAGGGGCAATGAGTACTGGTGAACTGGGGATTTCCCTTTCGGAAATGATCAGGCAGGACAAGGTCCAAATCATCTCGTGTACTGGTGCCAACCTGGAGGAGGATGTGATGAACCTTGTAGCTCACAGTCATTACAAAAGAATTCCTCATTATCGTGACCTTACCCCCGAGCAGGAGCGAGAGCTTCTGGATCAGGGCCTCAATAGGGTGACAGATACCTGTATTCCCGAGGAAGAGGCATTCAGACGAATCCAGGAGCACATTGTGAAGATTTGGAAAGATGCAGAAGCCAAAGGGGAAAGATACTTTCCGCATGAGTTTATGTATAAGTTGCTGGACTCGGGCATGCTGGATGAGTACCACGAGATTGACCCTAAGAATAGCTGGATGATCGCTGCCAAGGATAAAAACCTGCCTATGGTAGTTCCAGGCTGGGAAGACTCTACGATGGGGAATATTTTCGCATCGTACTGTGTCAAAGGGGAGTTGAACCCACGTACCATGAAGTCGGGGATTGAATATATGACCTATCTCGCGGATTGGTACCTGGAGAACGCCGGTACAGAAGGTATTGGGTTCTTTCAGATTGGTGGTGGTATTGCCGGAGATTTTCCCATCTGCGTAGTGCCTATGCTCTATCAGGATCTGGAGAAAACTGATGTGCCTTTCTGGAGCTATTTCTGCCAGATTTCAGATTCCACTACCAGTTACGGTTCGTATAGCGGAGCTGTTCCTAATGAGAAAATTACCTGGGGAAAACTGGATATTGATACCCCAAAGTTCATTGTGGAATCAGATGCTACCATTGTGGCTCCACTGATTTTTGGCTATGTACTAGGTTGGTAA
- a CDS encoding TIM-barrel domain-containing protein, which translates to MNTLKYLLLFLTFSGYAQLQNTGILNEPPDISKDFSDLRNTYFLAEDLTSFDPATGKGTVRYIRNNFATRQAFDNMLMRLVPVSANEFPTTEYAVAPEHPFSIEFTSARTVRIRMTSGPQYRKPEESLMLVEGVAPVDTKSWKYSKTTSGHEYKSEFGRILITEKPWHVYIYDEKGKLLTQTIHTDDLKNTYTPVTPFSYVRRASDYSRSMDAVFGLSPGEKIFGCGESFQEFNKRGQKVILWTDDANGVQNETMYKPVPFYMSSRGYGVFMHHSTPITCDFGKYFSSVNSMMIGDDELDLFVFIGEPKDILDEYTDLTGKAPMPPLWSFGFWMSRITYFSEADGKKVASSLRKNKIPADVIHFDTGWFGVDWRCDYQFPTDRFPDAPRMITDFKKQGFEICLWQLPYFTPQNTLFDELVSKGLAVKDGKGNIPYEDAVMDLSNPQTVSWYQDKIASLLREGVGAIKVDFGEAAPANGIYHSGRTGFYEHNLYPLRYNKAVADITKEVTGYPFIWARSAWAGSQRYPVHWGGDAATSNGAMAATLRGGLSFGLSGFSFWSHDIGGFVTTTPEDLYRRWTPFGMLTSHVRSHGEPPTEPWEYGEDFMNAFRLADNMRYELMPYIYTQAKYSSENGLPMVRALFVEYPDDPGSWLVDDQYLFGSDILVAPLLENGTSREVYLPPGLWIDYQTEKEYPGGWHTMEVGEIPIVMLVRDGTILPHAKLAQTTKEIDWKTLELRVFSTNGKAAGLLYTPEADAIGEIVLTKVGEDYKLTTDPFKDKIKYIIKKSAL; encoded by the coding sequence ATGAACACACTAAAGTATCTACTCCTGTTTTTGACCTTTTCAGGATATGCTCAACTCCAGAATACAGGTATTTTGAACGAGCCACCAGATATCAGCAAGGACTTTTCCGACCTGAGAAACACTTATTTTCTAGCTGAAGACCTCACTTCTTTCGATCCGGCTACCGGCAAAGGAACCGTGAGGTATATTCGGAATAATTTCGCCACAAGGCAGGCGTTTGATAATATGCTAATGCGCCTGGTACCCGTATCAGCCAATGAATTCCCCACCACCGAGTATGCAGTAGCTCCGGAGCATCCTTTTTCCATTGAATTTACTTCAGCTCGTACAGTGCGAATCAGGATGACGTCCGGACCTCAGTATAGAAAGCCTGAAGAGTCTCTGATGCTGGTAGAGGGTGTTGCTCCTGTCGACACGAAATCATGGAAGTATAGCAAAACGACTTCTGGCCACGAGTATAAAAGTGAGTTTGGGCGCATTCTGATTACAGAAAAACCCTGGCATGTTTATATCTATGATGAAAAGGGGAAGCTTCTTACTCAGACCATCCATACGGATGATTTGAAGAATACCTACACACCTGTCACCCCATTTTCGTATGTGCGACGAGCCTCAGACTACTCCAGAAGTATGGATGCGGTGTTTGGGCTGTCACCGGGAGAGAAAATTTTTGGATGTGGAGAGTCGTTCCAGGAATTCAATAAGCGCGGGCAGAAGGTGATTCTATGGACCGATGATGCCAATGGTGTGCAGAATGAAACCATGTATAAACCTGTACCTTTTTACATGAGCAGTAGGGGATATGGAGTATTCATGCATCATTCCACACCGATCACCTGTGATTTTGGAAAGTATTTTAGTTCTGTCAATAGTATGATGATTGGCGATGACGAATTGGATTTGTTTGTCTTTATCGGTGAGCCGAAGGACATTCTGGATGAATATACGGATCTCACAGGGAAAGCGCCCATGCCTCCGCTTTGGTCGTTTGGTTTTTGGATGAGCCGGATCACTTATTTCTCAGAAGCGGATGGTAAAAAAGTAGCTTCCAGTCTCAGGAAAAATAAAATCCCGGCAGACGTTATTCATTTTGACACAGGCTGGTTTGGTGTAGATTGGCGCTGTGATTATCAGTTCCCCACTGATCGCTTTCCTGATGCACCTCGGATGATCACCGATTTTAAGAAACAGGGGTTTGAGATTTGCCTTTGGCAGTTGCCCTATTTCACTCCTCAAAACACCCTCTTTGATGAACTGGTGAGCAAAGGTTTGGCGGTGAAGGATGGCAAGGGCAACATTCCTTATGAAGATGCAGTCATGGACCTATCTAATCCCCAGACTGTGAGTTGGTACCAGGATAAAATAGCAAGTCTCCTCCGCGAGGGAGTAGGAGCCATCAAAGTGGATTTTGGTGAAGCCGCTCCGGCAAATGGAATTTATCATTCTGGTAGAACAGGCTTCTATGAACACAATCTTTATCCACTTAGGTACAACAAAGCTGTGGCAGACATCACCAAAGAGGTCACAGGTTATCCATTCATATGGGCGCGTAGTGCTTGGGCCGGGAGTCAGAGATACCCAGTGCATTGGGGTGGAGATGCAGCCACTTCCAATGGAGCCATGGCAGCCACTTTGCGTGGTGGTTTGTCTTTTGGGTTGTCAGGATTTTCATTTTGGTCACACGACATTGGCGGATTTGTTACTACTACACCAGAAGACCTTTATCGTCGATGGACGCCTTTTGGTATGCTCACCTCACATGTGAGAAGTCATGGCGAGCCACCTACGGAGCCTTGGGAATATGGGGAGGATTTTATGAATGCCTTCAGACTTGCTGATAACATGAGATACGAGTTGATGCCTTATATCTATACTCAGGCAAAGTATTCTAGTGAAAACGGACTGCCAATGGTGCGGGCCCTTTTCGTGGAGTATCCAGATGATCCGGGCTCATGGCTTGTAGACGACCAGTATTTGTTTGGGTCAGATATTTTGGTGGCCCCATTGCTGGAGAATGGCACCTCTCGTGAGGTGTACCTTCCTCCCGGTTTGTGGATCGACTATCAGACGGAAAAGGAATACCCTGGTGGGTGGCATACTATGGAAGTGGGAGAGATTCCCATAGTGATGTTGGTTCGAGATGGCACCATCCTTCCTCATGCCAAGCTGGCTCAAACGACCAAAGAGATTGACTGGAAAACTTTAGAGTTGCGCGTATTTTCGACCAATGGTAAAGCGGCAGGGCTCCTGTATACGCCAGAGGCTGATGCTATCGGAGAGATCGTCCTGACCAAGGTTGGTGAAGATTATAAGCTTACTACCGATCCTTTTAAGGATAAAATTAAGTACATCATCAAAAAGTCTGCGTTGTAG
- the galB gene encoding beta-galactosidase GalB produces the protein MKSIKIICGLALLVTLVMSCHTEKGGRKVEDFNHDWQFLLSETDSSSNQPWRNLDLPHDWCIEGSFDPSHPAGVGGGALPGGIGWYKKSFEIGEESRDKKVFIQFDGVYQMSQVWLNGKLLGFRPNGYISFEYDLTPYLRFDKENEILVKVDNGQQPNSRWYSGSGIYRNVRLVTTNPVHVPQYGTYVVTPEVSAHQAKVVVTTSIVNQSAVDQDFQLSTSLVDDNGYEVGSSKRILRLPRDASTEENQEMVIENPQLWSLESPELYRAITTIISDGKVLDVYETSFGIRFFDFDSQKGFSLNGVPTKIKGVCLHHDLGALGAAFNKRAMERQLEIMQGMGVNAIRTSHNPPAPEVLQLCDEMGLLVMDEMFDMWSIKKTEYDYSQYWADWHERDLRDFIRRDRNHPSVIAWSIGNEIMEQYDHSDSTGGVIARELAAIVRSLDSRPITTANNDTSPNNPLIRFGGLDMVGFNYHHEQYEDFPENFPDQVFIATETNSSLATRGYYDMPSDSVRIWPLAWDQKFESGNPGNTVSAYDHVRTPWGSTQEDTWRIIKKNDFMSGMFIWTGFDYLGEPTPYEWPSRSSYFGLVDLAGFPKDSYYMYQSEWTDEPMLHVFPAWTIPASESDRVVDVWAYYNQADEVELFLNGKSLGAKTKKNEEFHVMWRVPFEPGELRAVSRKDGREVLTVINQTADEPYQIALKVDRNEIAADCQDLSFVTVIVSDKQGQLVPYADNLISFDLKGPGKIIGVDNGNPVSHESFKASYRKAFHGLCLAIVQSTESPGEIVLQASGEGLKGATIKILTAK, from the coding sequence ATGAAGAGTATAAAAATAATATGCGGGCTGGCATTACTGGTCACGCTGGTTATGTCATGCCATACGGAAAAAGGAGGTCGCAAGGTCGAAGATTTTAATCATGACTGGCAATTTCTCCTTTCTGAAACAGATTCTTCCTCTAACCAGCCGTGGAGGAATCTCGACTTACCACACGACTGGTGTATTGAGGGGAGTTTTGACCCTAGCCATCCTGCAGGTGTAGGAGGAGGAGCCCTTCCTGGTGGTATTGGTTGGTATAAGAAGTCTTTCGAAATAGGTGAAGAATCTCGTGACAAAAAAGTGTTTATTCAGTTTGATGGTGTCTATCAGATGAGTCAGGTATGGCTCAACGGTAAGTTGTTGGGCTTTCGCCCCAATGGGTACATCTCCTTTGAGTATGACCTCACCCCATACCTGCGATTTGATAAGGAAAATGAAATTCTCGTGAAGGTTGATAATGGTCAGCAGCCTAATTCCAGATGGTATTCGGGCTCTGGGATTTACAGAAATGTACGGCTGGTGACTACCAACCCAGTACATGTGCCGCAGTATGGTACCTATGTGGTCACTCCCGAGGTAAGTGCTCATCAAGCCAAAGTAGTGGTAACCACAAGCATAGTCAACCAGTCTGCAGTAGATCAAGATTTTCAGCTCAGTACCTCGTTGGTTGATGATAATGGTTACGAAGTAGGATCTTCCAAAAGGATTTTGAGGTTGCCGAGGGATGCATCGACCGAGGAAAATCAAGAAATGGTCATAGAGAACCCTCAGTTGTGGTCTTTGGAGTCACCGGAATTGTATAGAGCTATTACCACCATCATCTCGGATGGTAAGGTATTGGATGTTTACGAGACATCCTTTGGGATCAGATTTTTTGATTTTGATTCTCAAAAGGGCTTTTCGCTTAATGGAGTACCCACTAAAATCAAAGGTGTCTGTCTACATCATGACTTGGGAGCACTCGGCGCGGCATTTAATAAGCGGGCCATGGAGCGTCAGTTGGAAATCATGCAGGGAATGGGAGTCAACGCTATCAGAACGTCGCACAATCCCCCTGCACCGGAGGTTCTACAACTTTGTGATGAGATGGGACTACTCGTGATGGATGAGATGTTTGATATGTGGTCAATCAAGAAAACTGAATACGACTATAGCCAGTACTGGGCAGACTGGCACGAGCGTGACTTGCGCGATTTCATCCGCAGGGATCGCAATCATCCGAGTGTCATCGCCTGGAGTATTGGCAATGAGATCATGGAGCAATATGATCACTCTGATAGCACCGGGGGGGTGATTGCCCGGGAGTTGGCTGCTATCGTCCGCTCCCTTGATTCCAGACCCATTACCACAGCAAATAATGACACCAGCCCGAATAATCCGTTGATCAGGTTTGGAGGCCTGGATATGGTGGGTTTTAATTACCACCATGAGCAGTACGAGGATTTTCCTGAGAATTTCCCCGATCAGGTTTTCATTGCTACAGAAACCAACTCATCACTCGCCACAAGGGGGTATTACGACATGCCTTCTGATAGTGTGCGCATTTGGCCGTTGGCCTGGGATCAGAAATTCGAATCAGGAAATCCTGGCAATACAGTTTCGGCCTACGACCATGTGCGTACACCCTGGGGCTCCACACAGGAGGACACCTGGCGGATTATTAAAAAGAATGACTTCATGTCTGGGATGTTTATCTGGACAGGTTTTGACTACCTGGGTGAGCCCACACCTTACGAGTGGCCCTCCAGAAGTTCCTACTTCGGATTAGTGGATTTGGCGGGGTTTCCCAAAGACAGTTATTATATGTATCAAAGCGAATGGACAGATGAGCCCATGCTGCATGTATTTCCGGCCTGGACCATCCCTGCGAGTGAGAGTGATCGGGTGGTAGATGTTTGGGCTTACTACAATCAAGCTGATGAGGTGGAGCTTTTCCTGAACGGTAAGTCGCTGGGAGCGAAAACCAAAAAGAACGAGGAGTTTCATGTGATGTGGCGAGTACCCTTTGAACCGGGAGAACTGAGGGCTGTCTCCAGAAAAGACGGTCGTGAAGTATTGACTGTAATTAATCAAACTGCGGATGAACCTTATCAGATAGCCTTGAAAGTAGATCGAAATGAGATTGCTGCGGATTGTCAGGACTTATCTTTTGTGACGGTAATTGTCAGCGATAAGCAGGGCCAATTGGTGCCATATGCCGATAACTTGATTTCTTTTGACCTGAAAGGTCCCGGTAAGATCATAGGGGTGGACAATGGAAACCCCGTGAGTCATGAATCATTTAAGGCGAGCTATCGCAAAGCGTTTCACGGGCTTTGCCTGGCAATAGTTCAAAGTACTGAATCTCCAGGTGAGATAGTACTGCAGGCCTCGGGAGAAGGACTGAAAGGGGCAACTATCAAAATCCTCACCGCCAAATGA
- a CDS encoding cellulase family glycosylhydrolase: MIDFFRYLLLTVKVLLLLQFSACAEKGDPKPDEGEVHLSVDKSSLAFGSDGGVEEINISSNAIWKLEYPSGTWVRASLQSTKGDATVKITVDKNETTEQRQLDFKLSAQEAESINISVTQEASEETTTSEEPELADFVDPDNSGMRNMTSLELSQEMGLGWNLGNSMEAISANNGELSGGETSWGNPVVTKALIDAVKAAGFNTIRIPVSWSHKMEDAETYHISYEWKLRVEEVVNYALDNEMYVLINIHWDGGWMDSPIYDDQDYINDRIAIMWKQIAKFFRNYDDHLLFAGTNEVHMSGEYGEPSAEYAEVQNSFNQTFVNAVRATGGRNSYRHLVVQTYNTNIGYGVRHFSFPADEIGDRLMVEVHFYDPYQFALEENGSTYLWGAENAGNAAHSGWGDQDWIDEAFGDVKTYFVDMGYPVILGEYGAILRTELPNSAYELHIESRNAYLTYVTRAAVSNGMIPVYWDNGYTGNNGFGLFNRNSGEVVYEDALQAIISAN, from the coding sequence ATGATAGATTTTTTTAGGTACTTATTATTAACTGTAAAGGTGCTGCTGCTGCTGCAGTTCTCCGCATGTGCCGAAAAAGGTGATCCAAAACCTGACGAAGGAGAGGTGCACCTTAGTGTGGATAAATCCAGTCTGGCTTTTGGGTCGGATGGAGGAGTAGAGGAAATCAACATTTCGAGTAATGCCATTTGGAAGCTTGAGTATCCTTCAGGCACCTGGGTGCGGGCTTCATTACAATCGACCAAAGGTGATGCCACAGTGAAAATAACAGTCGATAAAAATGAGACTACAGAACAGCGTCAGTTGGATTTCAAACTGTCGGCACAGGAGGCAGAATCTATTAACATCTCCGTCACACAAGAGGCAAGTGAAGAAACCACAACCTCTGAAGAACCAGAACTAGCGGACTTTGTTGATCCTGACAACAGCGGTATGAGAAATATGACTTCTCTTGAGCTTTCTCAAGAAATGGGGCTCGGATGGAACCTCGGGAACTCGATGGAGGCGATTTCAGCGAACAACGGAGAACTATCCGGTGGAGAAACGTCCTGGGGCAACCCAGTGGTGACCAAAGCACTGATTGATGCTGTGAAAGCAGCTGGATTCAATACCATCAGGATACCTGTCTCCTGGTCCCACAAAATGGAAGATGCGGAGACATATCACATAAGCTATGAGTGGAAGTTGAGAGTGGAAGAAGTGGTCAACTACGCTTTGGATAATGAGATGTATGTGCTCATCAATATTCATTGGGATGGTGGTTGGATGGATTCGCCTATTTATGATGATCAGGATTACATTAATGACCGCATCGCGATAATGTGGAAGCAGATAGCCAAGTTTTTCAGAAATTATGATGATCACCTGCTATTTGCCGGTACCAACGAAGTTCATATGTCTGGAGAATATGGAGAACCGTCGGCCGAGTATGCTGAAGTTCAAAACTCCTTCAATCAGACATTTGTGAACGCCGTGAGAGCGACTGGTGGGCGTAATTCGTATCGCCACCTGGTAGTTCAGACATACAATACCAACATCGGTTACGGGGTACGGCATTTTTCATTTCCGGCAGATGAGATTGGTGATCGACTGATGGTAGAGGTGCATTTCTATGATCCTTACCAGTTTGCCTTGGAGGAGAATGGGAGTACTTACCTATGGGGTGCTGAAAATGCAGGCAACGCCGCTCATAGTGGTTGGGGGGATCAGGACTGGATTGATGAAGCCTTCGGAGATGTAAAAACCTACTTTGTTGATATGGGTTACCCTGTGATACTTGGTGAGTACGGAGCGATTTTGCGCACTGAGCTCCCGAACTCAGCATATGAGCTACATATAGAATCCCGAAATGCTTATCTCACCTACGTTACTCGCGCTGCAGTGTCCAACGGGATGATTCCAGTCTACTGGGACAATGGGTATACGGGGAATAATGGATTCGGACTTTTCAATAGAAATAGTGGAGAAGTGGTTTATGAAGATGCCTTGCAGGCAATAATATCAGCGAATTGA